The nucleotide sequence GGCGTGCCGCTGACGCTCTGCAATGCCAGCCCCGGCGCGAGCGTGTGGGTCGTCGAAATGGGCATGAACCAGACCGGCGAGATCGCGCGGCTCAGCGAACTGACCCAGCCTACGGTCGCGCTTGTCGTGAACGTGCAGCCGGTTCACCTAGAAAAGCTCGGCAGCCTGGAAGCGATCCGGCGTGAGAAGGTCAGCATCGCGCAAGGCCTGCCAAAGGATGGTGTGCTGGTGTTGCCTGGGGATGTCGAGGCGCCGGAATGGAACGGCAGGGTCGTTCGCTTCGGCGCGGGATCCGGGGTGCGGGAACTGAACCACGCAGCCCAGGGCGAGAGCTGGAACGTCACAGCGCAGGTGAACGGCAAGCCAATCGAATTCGGTCTGACGCCGGGTGCGCCGCATCGCGTGCAGAACGCGTTGGCCGCGCTGGCGTCCATCGATGCCGCCGGGCTCGATCCTGTGGCACTGGCGAAAGAGCTCAGCCATGTCGGCATCATGACCGGCCGCGGCGTGGAACAGGCGGCCCATGGCGTCACCGTGATCGACGATAGTTTCAACGGCAATCCGGCCAGCATGGTCGCCGCGCTCGGCAGCCTGAAAGCGCGGCCGGTGAAGGCCGGCCGGCGCATTGCCATACTCGGCGACATGCTGGAATTGGGCGCTGAAGCGCCCGCCTATCACGAGAAGCTCGCAGGCGACCTGCCGGGCATCGACGGCATCTATTGCGTCGGCCCGCTGATGCGCCATTTATACGGTCTCGTGCCGGCGGAGCGGGCGCTCGGCTGGCATGAAGACCCGGCCACGCTCGATCCCCAGGAAATCGCCGCATTGCTGCGGAGCGGGGACGTGGTGGTCGTTAAGGGCAGCAAAAAGATGTTCTGGGTGAACAAGTTTGTGCCGAGGCTGCTGGCCGCGCTGCAGGCAAAGGCGTAAACTGGCCGTATTGGGCGGGTGCGTTGTTTCCGCGCGGCATGATTCGTCAATACCCGATGCATGACCAAGATTTGCTTGGTTTGAGGACGAAAACGCTTATCAAGGCGTTCCCGGAACGAACGCGTTCCCGGACAGCGCTTCCCGCCAAAGACGGCGCAACCGAGCCGCGTGATAGGGCCGACCTGAATGTTTTACTGGCTGATCGAGCTTTCCAATACCGTCCCGGGTTTTGGCATCTTCCGCGGCGTGTTCAACGTGTTTCGCTACATCACCTTCCGCACCGGCGGGGCGATGGTGACGGGCGCGCTGTTCGTGTTCCTGTTCGGACCCTGGATCATCGATCATCTGCGGCTTCGGCAGGGCAAGGGCCAGCCGATTCGCACCGACGGTCCGCAATCGCATTTGATCTCCAAGAAGGGCACGCCCACCATGGGCGGGCTGATGATCCTCTCGGGCCTCGTGGTCTCGACGTTGCTATGGGCCAATCCGCTCAACCCTTACGTCTGGATCGTGCTCGCGGTGACGCTCGGCTTCGGCTTCGTCGGATTTTACGACGACTACCTGAAGGTGACGAAACAGAGCCATAGCGGCTTCGCCGGCAAGCTGCGGCTGTTGATCGAAGCGGTGATTGCACTGGCTGCCTGCTACGCGCTGGTGCGACTCGGCCGCGATGCGACCTCGACGTCGCTCGCGATACCCTTCCTGAAGGACATGGTGATCAATTTCGGCTGGTTCTTCGTGATCTTCGGCGCCTTCGTCATCGTCGGCGCCGGCAATGCGGTGAACCTGACCGACGGTCTCGACGGGCTTGCGATCGTTCCGGTCATGATCGCCGCCGCCAGCTTCGGCATGATCTCGTACCTGACCGGCAACGCAGTGTTCTCCGACTACCTGCAGATCAGATACGTCGCCGGCACCGGCGAGCTGGCGGTGCTGTGCGGTGCGGTGCTCGGCGCCGGATTAGGCTTCCTCTGGTTCAACGCGCCGCCGGCCTCGATCTTCATGGGCGATACCGGTTCGCTCGCGCTCGGCGGCATGCTCGGCGCGACCGCGGTGGCGGTCAAGCACGAGATCGTGCTGGCCGTGATCGGCGGATTGTTCGTGCTCGAAGCCGTCTCGGTGATCGTGCAGGTGACCTCGTTCAAGCTGACGGGCAAACGCGTGTTCCGGATGGCTCCGCTGCATCATCATTTCGAGCAGAAGGGCTGGACCGAGCCGCAGATCGTGATCCGGTTCTGGATCATCTCGGTGATGCTGGCGCTCGCCGGCCTCTCCACGCTGAAGCTGCGGTGACGACAATGCATCCTTACGGCGGTCATTCCGGGGCGCGCAAAGCGCGAACCCGGAATCTCGAGATTCCGGATAACCGCTGCGCGGTTTCCGGAATGACGGTTGTCCAATCATGATCCCCGTCACGTCATTTGCGGACAAGACGGTCGCCGTCTTTGGTCTCGGCGGTTCCGGCCTTGCGAGCTGCCACGCGCTGAAAGCCGGCGGCGCGGAGGTGATCGCGGGCGACGACAGTGCGGACAATGTCGCCAAGGCGGCGCAGGCCGGTTTCAACACGGCCGATCTGCGCACGGTGTCGTGGGCGAATTTTTCGGCGCTGATCCTCACTCCCGGCGCGCCGCTGACGCATCCGGCGCCGCATTGGTCGGTGCTGATGGCGCGCCAGGCTGGCTGTGAGGTGATCGGCGACATCGAATTGTTCTGCCGCGAGCGCCGCCGTCACGCACCCGACGCGCCGTTCGTCGCCATCACCGGCACCAACGGCAAGTCGACCACGACGGCCCTGATCGCGCATCTGATTGATGTCGCCGGCTACGACACCCAGATGGGCGGCAATATCGGCACCGCAATTCTCTCGCTGGAGCCGCCGCGGATGGGGCGCGTGCATGTGGTCGAGATGTCGTCCTACCAGATCGACCTGGCGCCCTCGCTCGATCCGTCGGTCGGCATTCTGCTCAACGTCAGCGAAGACCATGTCGACCGCCACGGCACGCTGGAGCACTACGCCGCGGTGAAGGCGCGGCTGGTCGCCGGCGTGCAGCCGCAGGGCACGTCCATTGTCGGCGTCGACGACGGCTGGTGCCGAAACATCGCCGACCGCCTCGACCAGGCCGGCAAGCGCGTGGTGCGGATATCAGTGAGAAATCCGCTGCCCGACGGCGTCTATGTTGAACGCGAAACCATCGTGCAGGCCTCCGGCGGCGCGCGCCGCGAGATCGCTAGATTGGGCGGCATTGGTTCGCTGCGCGGGCTGCACAATGCGCAGAATGCGGCCTGCGCCTCGGCCTGCGCGCTGGCAATGGGAATTTCGACCGACATGTTACAAAACGGCCTGCGCAGCTTTCCGGGCCTCGCGCATCGCATGGAGCAGGTCGGCCGCCTCGGCAATGTGCTGTTCGTCAACGACTCCAAGGGCACGAACGCGGACGCCGCCGCGCACGCGCTGTCGTCCTTTGCCGACATCTTCTGGATCGCCGGCGGCAAGCCGAAGCAGGGCGGCATCACGGGTCTCACCGAATACTTTCCGCGCATCCGAAAAGCCTATCTGATCGGCGAGGCCGCGCAGGAGTTTGCGGGAACGCTGGGCGAGCGTGTGCCGCACGAGATTTCCGAAACGCTCGATGTGGCGGTAGCCAACGCCGCGCGCGACGCGGAAGCGTCGGGGATCGCCGATCCGGTCGTGCTGCTGTCGCCCGCCTGCGCCTCGTTCGACCAGTACCGCAACTTCGAGATTCGCGGCGCAAAATTCCGCGATCTGGTGACGGCGATCCCGGGCGTGAAGCCGGTGGTGTGACCGTAGGATGGGTATCGCTCCGCTCCATCCATCCTACACAGCGTCGGCTGATCCCTCAAAAGTTACCGTCTCCATTAACCCCCCATAAACCATCCTGCCCCACCAATGGGCGTTACCTCTGCCATTTTGGGGACGCCCATGCTCGCCCGTGACCAACGCACCCCGTTTTCGGACTGGTGGTGGACCGTTGATAAGTTGCTGCTGGCCGCGATCGCCGCGCTGATGCTGGGCGGCGTTATCCTTTCGCTGGCGGCGAGCCCGCCGGTGGCGACCAGGATCGGGCTCGATCCCTTCCACTTCTTCAGCCGGCATATGTTGTTCCTGCTGCCGTCCTTGATGGTGCTGATCGGGGTGTCGTTCCTGTCGCCCAAGCAGATCCGCCGTCTCGCGTTGCTGGTCTTTGTGGCGAGCATCATCCTCATCGTGGCGACGCTTGTCTTCGGCGCCGAGGTGAAGGGCTCGCGGCGCTGGATCACGCTGCTCGGCGTCAACATCCAGGCCTCCGAATCCGCCAAGCCCGCCTTTGTCGTGATGGCGGCGTGGCTGTTTGCGGAATCGACCAAGCGGCCGGAAATGCCGGCGACCTCGATGGCGATGGTGCTGCTGCTGATGCTGGTGTCGCTTCTGGTGATGGAACCGGATTTCGGCCAGACCATGCTGATCCTGATGGTGTGGGGCGCACTGTTCTTCATTGCGGGCATGCGGATGATCTGGGTGGCCGGCCTTGCCGGCGCCGCAGGCCTCGGATTGTTCGGCGCCTATCTCCTGGTGCCGCACGTCGCGGGCCGCATCAGGCGATTCATGAACCCGGCCTCCGGCGACACCTTCCAGGTCGACATGGCGATGGAAGCCTTCTGGAACGGCGGCTGGTTCGGGCTCGGGCCTGGCGAAGGCATCGCCAAGCGCAGCCTGCCGGACAGCCATACCGACTTCGTGTTCGCCGTGGCGGCCGAAGAATTCGGCATCATCCTGTGCCTGGCGCTGGTTTCGCTGTTTGCCTTTGTTGTGATCCGGACGCTGACGCGTGCCTATGCCAGCGAGGACATGTTCGCGCGCTTTGCGGCCTCGGGGCTGGCGATCCTGTTCGGCGTGCAGGCCGCGATCAACATGGCGGTCAATCTGCAACTGATCCCGGCCAAGGGCATGACGCTGCCCTTCATCTCCTATGGCGGCTCGTCGATCATCTCGTTGGCCTATGGTGTCGGCATGATGCTGGCGCTGACGCGGCAGCGCCCGCGCACCGAGGTGGAATCGATGAACGCGGCTGGCGTAGCGCGCGGCTACGCTTGACCGCACGGACGTGGTGACGGCGGCCCCGTCGTGGGCTATTTGAAGCCATGGACAACGCGCCTCTCATTCTACTCGCCGCCGGCGGCACCGGCGGTCATCTGTTTCCCGCCGAAGCGCTCGGCGTCGAACTCATCAGGCGCGGCCTGCGCGTGCGGCTGGCGACCGATGCCCGCGCGTTGCGCTACAGCGGACTTTTCACCAGAGACAATATCGACGTGGTGCCGAGCGAAACCGTGCGCGGCCGCAATCCGGTAGCACTCGCGCGCACCGGATTCATGCTCGGCTATGGCATGCTGGTTGCGGCCAATCTGGTGCGGCGGCTGAAGCCCTCGGCCGTGGTCGGCTTCGGCGGCTATCCGACGCTGCCGCCGTTGATCGCGGCAAGGCTGCTCGGTGTGCCCGGCATCATTCACGATGCCAACGCGGTGCTCGGCCGCGCCAATCGTTTTCTCTCCAGCCGCGTCAACGCGATCGCGGCCTCGCTGCCCGGCGTGCTCGACCGCGATCCGTCGCTGGCGGGAAAAACCACCACCGTCGGCACGCCGATGCGTCCGGCAATCCTTGCCGCCGCGGCGATGCCGTTTGCGTCGCCCGAACCGAACGGGCCGCTGCGCCTTTTGGTGGTCGGCGGCAGCCAGGGCGCGCGAGTAATGAGCGACATCGTGCCATCAGCCGTCGAACGGCTCGAGCCGGTGCTGTGGAGTCGCCTGGTACTCACGCAGCAGGTGCGTGAGGAGGACATGGCGCGGGTGCGCGCCGTCTATGACCGGCTCAAGATCAAGGCCGACCTCGCGCCGTTCTTCAGCGATCTGCCGGCGCGGCTGGCGTCCAGCCATTTCGTGGTCTCGCGTTCCGGCGCCGGCACCGTAGCGGAACTCGCCGCGATCGGCCGGCCCTCGATTTTGGTGCCGCTGCCCGGCGCAATCGACCAGGACCAGTTTGCCAATGCCGGTGTGCTGGCCCAGGTGAACGGGGCTTTACGGATTCCGCAGGCCGAATTCACGCCCGACCGGCTGGCGGCGGAAATCTCGACATTTGCCGCCGAGCCCGCGCGGCTGACCGCGATGGCGGATGCCGCCCGCAAGGTCGGCCGGCTCGACGCCGCCGAACGGCTGGCCGATCTGGTGATGAAAACCGCCGGAATCTAGGCGGTTGCGCGCAAAATTGCCCCTTGTCATGCCCCGTGAAAGCGGGGCATCCAGTACTCCGCGCGGCTGATCTGAATCTTGGGGCTTCGCGGAATACTGGATCGCCCGCCTTCGCGGGCGATGACGGTCGAGGAACAATCTATGAGACTGCCGCGCGAGATCGGACCCATTCACTTCGTCGGGATCGGCGGCATCGGCATGAGCGGCATCGCCGAGGTGCTGTGCAATTTGGGCTATACGGTGCAGGGCTCGGACGCGTCCGAAGGCGGCAATGTCGCGCGGCTGCGGGAGAAGGGGATTGCGGTTTCGGTCGGTCACAAGGCCGAGAACGTCGACGGCGCTGACGTGGTCGTGGTCTCGACCGCGATCAAGCGCGACAATCCGGAACTGATGGCAGCCCGCGCCCAGCGTATTCCGGTGGTGCGACGCGCCGAAATGCTGGCCGAGCTGATGCGCTTGAAAAGCTGCGTCGCGATTGCCGGCACCCACGGCAAAACCACCACGACGACGATGGTGGCGACACTGCTCGATGCCGGCGGTCTCGATCCGACCGTGATCAACGGCGGTATCATCAATGCCTACGGCTCCAACGCGCGGCTGGGCGCGGGCGACTGGATGGTGGTCGAAGCCGATGAGAGCGACGGCACGTTCCTGAAGCTTCCGTCCGACGTCGTGATCGTCACCAACATCGATCCCGAACATCTCGATCACTTCAAGACTTTCGAGGCGATCCAGGACGCATTCCGCAATTTCGTGGAGAACGTGCCGTTCTACGGCTTTGCCGTGATGTGCACCGATCATCCCGTGGTGCAGACCCTTGTCGGCAAGATCGAGGACCGCCGCATCGTCACCTATGGTGAAAACCCGCAGGCCGATGCGCGGATGGTCGACTTGACGCCGATCGGCGGCGGCTCGAAATTCAAAGTCGTGTTCCGCAACCGCAAGACCGATGCCACGCACGAAATCGCCGACATCATGCTGCCGATGCCGGGACGGCACAACGCCTCGAATGCGACGGCGGCGATCGCGGTGGCGTATGAGCTCGGCATGTCCGACGCGGCGATCCGCAAGGCGATTGCCGGCTTCGGCGGCGTCAAGCGGCGCTTCACCCGGACCGGCGAATGGAACGGCATCACCGTGATCGACGATTATGGCCATCACCCCGTCGAGATCGCGGCCGTGCTGAAGGCGGCACGGGAATCGGCCAACGGCAAGGTCATCGCGGTGGTGCAGCCGCACCGCTTTACGCGCCTGCAATCGCTGTTCGAGGAATTCTGCACCTGCTTCAACGATGCCGACGCGGTTGTCGTCGCCGACGTCTATCCGGCCGGCGAGGCACCGATCGAAGGGATCGACCGCGACAATTTCGTGCTCGGCCTGCGCGCCCATGGCCATCGCGAGGTGATCCCGTTGCCGAGTTCGGCGGAGCTGGCCAAAGTCGTGCACGGCATCGCGGGTTCCGGCGACCTCGTCGTCTGCCTGGGCGCCGGCAACATCACGCAATGGGCCTACGCGTTGCCCGATGAATTGAAGGCGCTGGGATGATGGGGCACTCGCTCTCGATCTCGTCACCTCGACATCGAGAACTCCGTTGGGACGATTGGTCAGAATGTAGACGTATCCACCTGCCATGCCGAGATATTGCAAGACGTGGATCGCCGGACAAGCCCGGCCATGACGAGTTGAGGGAGCTAGCTTGACCTTTCCCGACATCACGCCCGATCTCAAAGCCGCCATGCCGCAACTGCGCGGGCGGCTGCTGGCGAACCAGTCGCTGGCGGAGCTGACGTGGTTTCGCGTCGGCGGGCCAGCGCAGGTCTTGTTTACGCCGGCGGATGAAGGCGATCTCGCCTACTTCTTAAAGCTGCTTTCGAAGGAGTTGCCGGTCTATGTCGTTGGCGTCGGCTCCAACCTGATCGTGCGCGATGGCGGCATGGAAGGCGTGGTGATCCGCCTGTCGCCGCGGGCGTTCGGCGAGACGTCTGCCTCAGGCGATGTGGTCAGCGCAGGCACGGCTGCGCTCGACAAGCGCGTGGCGGAAACGGCGGCGGCCGCCAATATCGGCGGCATGGAATTCTTGTTCGGCATTCCCGGCACCATCGGCGGCGCACTGCGGATGAATGCCGGCGCCAATGGCAGCGAGACCAAGGACGTGCTGGTCGAAGCAACCGGCATCGGCCGCGACGGCACCAAACATATCTTCACCAACGCTGACATGAAGTTCGTCTATCGCAATAGCGGCGTCGATCCTTCGATCATTTTCACCTCGGCGCGATTTCGCGGGCAGGTCGCGGATCCCGAAACCATCCGCACGCGGATGAACCAGGTGCAGACCCATCGCGAAACCGCGCAGCCGATTCGCGAAAAGACCGGAGGGTCGACCTTCAAGAACCCGCCCGGCAACAGCGCCTGGAAACTGATCGACGCCGCCGGCTGCCGGGGCTTGCGTGTCGGCGGCGCGCAGGTCTCGGAAATGCACTGCAATTTCCTCATCAACACCGGCAACGCCACCGGGCATGATATTGAAACGCTGGGTGAAACCGTGCGCGAGCGGGTTAAAGCGAATTCTGGAATCGAGCTACACTGGGAAATCAAGCGGATCGGAATTCCGGTCTAGCCGCCATTTCGTCATTCCGGGGCGATGCGAAGCATCGAACTCGGAATCTCGAGATTCCCCGATGCGCAATTGCGCATCTGAGGTCTGGTCCTTCGGACCATCCCGGAATGACGGATAGGAAGAGGTCGAATGCGGATTACCATTCTCTTTGGCGGCACGAACACGGAGCGACTGGTCTCGGTCGCGAGCGCCCAGGCGCTGCATCGGGCATTGCCGGAAGCCGATCTCTGGTTCTGGGACATTGCCGATACCGTGCATGAGGTCGCGTCGCAGTTGCTGCTCGGGCACGCGCGTCCGTTCGAGGATGAATTCAAACCCGGCAATCGCGGCCTGCCGCTCGAAGCGGCGCTCGACAAGGCGAAGTCCGAGGATCGCGTGCTGGTGCTCGGCCTGCATGGCGGCCGGGCCGAGAACGGCGAATTGCAGGCGATGTGCGAACTGCGGGGGATTCCCTTCACCGGCTCCGGTTCGGCGTCGTCCAACCTCGCCCTGGACAAAGTGGCGGCCAAACGATTCGCGGCGATAGCGGGCGTAGCAACGCCGGCCAGCGTCACCCTGGAACACCTCGACGCGGCGTTCGCCGAATACGGCAAGCTGATTGCAAAGCCGGCGCGGGATGGATCGAGCTACGGCCTGATCTTCGTCAATGCGAAGCAGGATCTTGTCGCCGTCCGCAACGCCGCCAAGACAGAGGAATATCTGATCGAGCCGTTCGTCTCGGGCGTGGAAGCGACCTGCGGCGTGCTGGAGCAGTCGGACGGCTCGATGTTTTCGCTGCCGCCGATCGAGATCGTGCCTGCGGATGGCGCATTCGACTACGCGGCGAAATACCTGCTGAAATCCACCCAGGAGATCTGCCCTGGACGCTTTTCGCCCGAGATCAGCACAGCCCTCATGGACCAGGCGCTGCGGGCGCACCGGGCGCTGTCGTGCAGCGGTTACTCCCGGACCGACTTCATCATCTCGGCGAAGGGGCCGGTTTACCTGGAAACCAATACCCTGCCGGGCCTGACGGCGGCCTCGCTCTACCCGAAGGCGCTCAAGGCCCAGGGCATCGAATTTCCGGATTTTCTGCGTGATCAGATCACGTTGGCTGAACGGCGCAGCCGGGAACGGGCGTGACCGGCCGGACGGCGCGTTAACAGGCCGTTAACCCGGAACTAACCTCGCCACGAGAATTGTTGCTAAAATCCTAAGAATTGTCCGGCAAACCACTCAAAAGACGGGCCAAAGCGCGTCACTGGCCCCCCGTTTTTACACTTTGTTTACCAGGAAGAACGAAGGTTAACGCTGGCGGCGCATGTGGCGCTTGGCTGCCGGGGCGTGCGCTGTTCCGACTTCAGGTCAGCACTTAAGTCCGGCACGGCCGAGACGTCATCTGAGCCAGCGCTCGCAAAAAAGCTTGCGGGAACAACACTTGGACAGGCTCGTGCAATGGATGGTGCAGGACGCCTCGGGCGGTCGCTGAGATCGCGGGGGCCCCAGGCTAACCTGAAAGCAGCCGCTATTGGAGCGGTCGTGCTGCTGCGCGAGCGGCTGGGCCGTCGCGCCCGTGTGCCGGCCAGGCCCGTAATCGATCGCGAGCCGACGAATCGCCTGGTCCTGCTGGTCGAACGTTACCTTCCGAACCGCGCCGGCGTCGCCTTGACCGTGCTGATGCTGCTCGGCAGCGCCGGCCTTGGCATCGTCAAGGGCGGTCATGTCGATGAATTCATGGTCGCGCTCAGTGACACCCGCAATGCGTTGGCCAATTCGGCCGGATTCCGCATCACGACGGTAGCCATCAATGGCCGCAAGCAATTGAGTCAGGACGAGGTGCTCGCGATCGGCGGCGTCAACGGCCGCTCCTCGCTGTTGTTCCTCGACGCCGCCACCGTGCGCGACAAGCTCAAGGCCAATCCGTGGATCGCAGATGCGACCATCCTGAAGCTCTATCCCGGTCAGTTGCAGATCGACATCGTCGAGCGCACGGCGTTCGCGCTGTGGCAGCAGGACGGCCGGCTGTCCGTGATATCGGAGGACGGCGCGGTGCTGGAGCCCTACGTTTCGCGCCGCTTCGTGACGCTGCCGCTGGTGGTGGGCAAGGGCGCCGACGTCAGGGCCCGTGACTTCCTCGCGCTGCTTGACCGCTATCCGCAGGTCCGCATCGTCACCAAGGCTGCGATCTTGGTCGGCGAACGGCGCTGGAATCTGCGGCTGAAGGACGGCCTCGACATTCGCCTGCCGGAGAACGACGTCGGCAATGCGCTTGCCGTGTTGAGCAAGCTCGACAAGGAAGACCGGCTGTTCTCGCGCGACATCGTCGCGGTCGACATGCGCCTGCCGGACCGCTTGACGGTGCAATTGTCTGAAGATGCGGCCAAGGCCCGCGAAGAACTGTTCAAGGACAAGAAACCCAAGAAAAAGGCCGGTGACGCATGACCGGCCTCGATCGCAATCAGACCCCGAAGACGCGCCCCGTCGACCACAAGCGCACGGCGCTGGTGGCGTCGCTTGATATCGGCACCAGCAAGGTCGCCTGCATGATCGCGCGGCTGAAGCCGTCGCCGCCGAGTGAGGCGCTGCGCGGCCGCACCCATGCGGTGGAATTGATCGGCTACAGCCAGATCCAGTCGCGCGGCGTCAAGGCCGGCGCGGTGGTCGATCTTGCCGAATGCGAGCAGGCAGTGCGGCAGACGGTGGCGCTGGCCGAGCGCATGGCCAAGGTCCGCGTTGAGTCAATATTGCTGTCGGTTTCTGGCGGCCGGCTGCAGGGGCAGCTTGTCGAAGCCGCCGCCGATATCAGAGGCGGCTCGGTCACATCAGATGACGTCACCCGGGTGACCTCCACCGGCATGCGCCACGCGACCGGGGAGGGGCGCACGGTGCTGCACGCGCTGCCGGTCGGTTACGCGCTGGATGGGGTCAAGGGTATCCGCGACCCCCGCGGCATGGTTGCGCGGCAGTTTGGCGTCGACATGAATGTGGTGACGGCGGATGCGACGGTCGCCCGCAATCTGATGCTGGTGGTCGAGCGCTGCCACCTCAATGTCGAGGCCATGGCGGCGAGTCCTTATGTCGCAGGCCTGTCCGTATTGACCGATGACGAAGCCGATCTCGGCGCCGCCGTGGTCGAAATGGGCGCCGGATCGACCACGATTGCGACCTATTCCGCCGGCCGTTTCGTCCACGCCTCGGGTTTTGCGCTCGGCGGCCAGCACGTCACGATGGATCTTGCACGCGGCGTCGGCGCATGCATTGCGGATGCCGAGCGAATCAAGACTTTATACGGGACCGTGCTGACCGGCGGGTCTGACGCGCGTGAGTTGATGTCCGTGCCCACCGCGGGTGAGGAACACGACGCTCCGCAGATTGTCTCGCGCGCCACGATCGCGAACATCGTTCGGCATCGCGCCGAGGAGATTTTTGAAATGGTCCGGGACCGGCTCGCGGATTCCCCCTTTGCGGCAGAGCCGCGGGCGCGGGTCGTCCTGAGTGGCGGGGCTTCGCAGCTCACCGGCACCGTGGAACTCGCCACCCGCATTCTCAACCGGCCGGTCCGGATCGGCCGGCCGCTCGGTTTCGGCCGGCTGCCCAACGAGGCCAAGAGCGCTTCGTTCGCGGTTCCGACCGGCCTCCTGGTCTACCCGCAATACGCTCATCTTGAACACGTCGAACCGCGGCATACGCGGCAGCTCAGGACAGGGACTGACGGCTATTTTGGAAAGGTCGGACGATGGCTTCGCGAGGGCTTCTGATGACCGGTCCTGTAACCAAACGAATTTCACCAAATCCCGCGGCCGCCGGCCGGGGCGAACCAACGCGCGCGTCGTAGGAGAGGCAACCATGGCACTCAATCTGACCCCCCCTGACATCAGCGAGCTGAAACCGCGGATTACCGTCTTCGGCGTCGGTGGAGCAGGCGGCAATGCCGTCAATAACATGATCACCGCCGGGTTGCAGGGCGTCGATTTCGTCGTCGCCAACACCGACGCGCAGGCGCTGACCATGTCGAAGGCCCAGCGCATCGTGCAGATGGGCACCCAGGTGACACAGGGCCTCGGCGCGGGGTCCCAGCCTGATGTCGGCGCGGCGGCGGCCCAGGAAGTTATCGACGAGCTTCGCGATCATCTCTCGGGCGCCAACATGGTGTTCGTCACCGCCGGCATGGGCGGCGGCACCGGCACCGGCGCAGCCCCTGTCATTGCCAAGACCGCGCGCGACATGGGCATCCTCACCGTCGGCGTGGTGACCAAGCCATTCCATTTTGAGGGCGCGCGGCGCATGCGCACCGCCGAGTCCGGCATTGCCGAACTCCACAAGGTGGTCGATACGCTGCTGATCATCCCGAACCAGAACCTGTTCCGGGTCGCCAACGAAAAGACCACCTTTGCCGACGCCTTTGCGATGGCCGACCAGGTGCTCTATTCGGGCGTCGCCTGCATCACCGATCTGATGGTGAAGGAAGGCCTGATCAACCTCGACTTCGCCGACGTCCGCGCCGTGATGCGCGAGATGGGCAAGGCGATGATGGGTACCGGCGAGGCGACCGGCGAGAAGCGTGCGCTGACCGCAGCCGAAGCTGCGATCGCCAATCCGCTGATCGACGACTCATCGATGAAGGGGGCGCGCGGCCTGCTGATCTCGATTACCGGCGGCAAGGACCTGACCCTGTTCGAAGTCGACGAAGCCGCCACCCGGATTCGCGAGGAAGTCGATCAGGACGCCAACATCATCGTCGGCGCCACCTTCGACGAGACGCTCGACGGCATCATCCGCGTTTCCGTCGTCGCGACCGGTATCGACCAGTCGCAGATCGCGCGCAACGCCGGCACTCCCGCCGTCGCCGCCCCGGCCACTGCCGCCCCGGCTTCGCCGGACTCCAGGCTGGCCGAACTGACCGCTCGCCTGCGCGCCGACAATGCGCGCCTGGCTGAACGCGCCCAGAAGCTCGAGCCGGCGCCCGGGACGCAGGCGGTTGCTTCTGCGC is from Bradyrhizobium sp. AZCC 2176 and encodes:
- a CDS encoding UDP-N-acetylmuramoyl-tripeptide--D-alanyl-D-alanine ligase translates to MSAAPLWTIAEVAQALGLAGEYPVTPIDFITQDSRLVRPGCLFVALSGTPSGGFISSFASARDGWEFADKAQAAGAVAVIVPHRIDGVSVPQLVVKDTLIDGLWRLARAARARFTGPVIGLTGSAGKTSTKEFLAAYPAAYASPSSFNNFWGVPLTLCNASPGASVWVVEMGMNQTGEIARLSELTQPTVALVVNVQPVHLEKLGSLEAIRREKVSIAQGLPKDGVLVLPGDVEAPEWNGRVVRFGAGSGVRELNHAAQGESWNVTAQVNGKPIEFGLTPGAPHRVQNALAALASIDAAGLDPVALAKELSHVGIMTGRGVEQAAHGVTVIDDSFNGNPASMVAALGSLKARPVKAGRRIAILGDMLELGAEAPAYHEKLAGDLPGIDGIYCVGPLMRHLYGLVPAERALGWHEDPATLDPQEIAALLRSGDVVVVKGSKKMFWVNKFVPRLLAALQAKA
- the mraY gene encoding phospho-N-acetylmuramoyl-pentapeptide-transferase, giving the protein MFYWLIELSNTVPGFGIFRGVFNVFRYITFRTGGAMVTGALFVFLFGPWIIDHLRLRQGKGQPIRTDGPQSHLISKKGTPTMGGLMILSGLVVSTLLWANPLNPYVWIVLAVTLGFGFVGFYDDYLKVTKQSHSGFAGKLRLLIEAVIALAACYALVRLGRDATSTSLAIPFLKDMVINFGWFFVIFGAFVIVGAGNAVNLTDGLDGLAIVPVMIAAASFGMISYLTGNAVFSDYLQIRYVAGTGELAVLCGAVLGAGLGFLWFNAPPASIFMGDTGSLALGGMLGATAVAVKHEIVLAVIGGLFVLEAVSVIVQVTSFKLTGKRVFRMAPLHHHFEQKGWTEPQIVIRFWIISVMLALAGLSTLKLR
- the murD gene encoding UDP-N-acetylmuramoyl-L-alanine--D-glutamate ligase; protein product: MIPVTSFADKTVAVFGLGGSGLASCHALKAGGAEVIAGDDSADNVAKAAQAGFNTADLRTVSWANFSALILTPGAPLTHPAPHWSVLMARQAGCEVIGDIELFCRERRRHAPDAPFVAITGTNGKSTTTALIAHLIDVAGYDTQMGGNIGTAILSLEPPRMGRVHVVEMSSYQIDLAPSLDPSVGILLNVSEDHVDRHGTLEHYAAVKARLVAGVQPQGTSIVGVDDGWCRNIADRLDQAGKRVVRISVRNPLPDGVYVERETIVQASGGARREIARLGGIGSLRGLHNAQNAACASACALAMGISTDMLQNGLRSFPGLAHRMEQVGRLGNVLFVNDSKGTNADAAAHALSSFADIFWIAGGKPKQGGITGLTEYFPRIRKAYLIGEAAQEFAGTLGERVPHEISETLDVAVANAARDAEASGIADPVVLLSPACASFDQYRNFEIRGAKFRDLVTAIPGVKPVV
- the ftsW gene encoding putative lipid II flippase FtsW gives rise to the protein MLARDQRTPFSDWWWTVDKLLLAAIAALMLGGVILSLAASPPVATRIGLDPFHFFSRHMLFLLPSLMVLIGVSFLSPKQIRRLALLVFVASIILIVATLVFGAEVKGSRRWITLLGVNIQASESAKPAFVVMAAWLFAESTKRPEMPATSMAMVLLLMLVSLLVMEPDFGQTMLILMVWGALFFIAGMRMIWVAGLAGAAGLGLFGAYLLVPHVAGRIRRFMNPASGDTFQVDMAMEAFWNGGWFGLGPGEGIAKRSLPDSHTDFVFAVAAEEFGIILCLALVSLFAFVVIRTLTRAYASEDMFARFAASGLAILFGVQAAINMAVNLQLIPAKGMTLPFISYGGSSIISLAYGVGMMLALTRQRPRTEVESMNAAGVARGYA